The bacterium HR11 genome includes a region encoding these proteins:
- the pdeB_2 gene encoding Cyclic di-GMP phosphodiesterase PdeB has protein sequence MFEYQSWRFWRRVYYVLIGAGVVILILTLWYSVYSLRRGERLWEENQRATLRDQVLPVLAHGYQQTVRLRVQSIEDFLMFLSARMERAVRGAVSGRPGEGPTLSSEAGYRLSSQGQVIRVEGTDDEILVSRSLARDPEAWRLIRASEALVEDFRTLRRQYPFVTYFYVVARGFMRIYPRVDLARTYGPDFEPSGLGLFQLVGSVDPTRRRVLWTAPYPDVTGRGWVLTAAMPIYGSDGAYQGLVAADITLTAFSEILRNPVIEQVHAVALIFNESGHLVSAFPPTAARQIWGSPWPPATPEVGATGRSPLPIDGVNYPFRLEVLDRQIRGASPVGATGQSPQVQTVRLADEEYWVAHQNLAPTDWQFFLLVPTRAWAADGWVTRQLKHSLWTTAGMAIVLFYFYLLAVLVVHSYMERRVFQPLAAIGEALDQGREVVPPDRALRPVERLAQTIRDYQQSIQESIDRLRRTMEENRLTLQTVQEAYVRLDAQGRIQDVNPAFESLFRRSREALMGAPLESLFGEDSRFFIRHRIPLWAQEPEVIQQPIEIHTGQVLHLLFSASPLAIDGQTTGIVLFIRDMTALHQFEVQLTHMSTTDPLTGLMNRRLFMESLELMIRQAWQRRRSFSIVIVNVDYFRMIVSQHGVAVADGLLRSLPGLIEWPENALAARYGDDEIAVLLPDTALDGAQRWAEEVRRRVEQAAFPVQDRTLRITVSCSVVGFPDHGQSLSELIGHSYMAMQRAKQMGGNRVVTPKQTFPLRTQWYEWAERPRQLLELKEQGRLIPFLQPIVYLHDHKVLGFELLARIIENQDVISAQEFLTTWEALPPLDQIELDVYLYRKALGRLHRYPGVCAFLNLSPAFIVLPAQFQRVCQEIVQMGVDPHGVVFEISERSILRDIEGLRRMIYAAREYGFRFAVDDFGSGFSSFQYFRVLPIDFLKIDGSYVIGLHRSLDNRRFLEAFIYLAHHFDIEIIAEHVQHPEDLEILRDMGIPLGQGILLGQPMPYDQWDITRVITHQLTE, from the coding sequence ATGTTTGAGTATCAATCGTGGCGCTTCTGGCGCCGTGTCTATTATGTCCTGATTGGGGCGGGGGTCGTTATCCTGATTCTGACCCTGTGGTATAGCGTATATAGCCTCCGCCGAGGCGAGCGGCTCTGGGAGGAGAATCAGCGAGCGACCCTCCGAGATCAGGTCCTGCCGGTCCTGGCCCACGGCTATCAGCAGACTGTCCGCCTGCGGGTTCAGTCCATTGAAGACTTCTTGATGTTTCTGAGCGCCCGTATGGAGCGAGCGGTACGAGGGGCGGTCTCCGGCCGTCCGGGAGAGGGACCGACGCTCTCGTCGGAGGCGGGGTACCGCCTGTCTTCCCAGGGGCAAGTCATACGGGTGGAAGGCACGGACGACGAAATCTTGGTGAGTCGGTCCTTGGCCCGAGACCCTGAAGCTTGGCGTCTCATCCGGGCCAGCGAGGCCCTGGTCGAGGACTTTCGGACCCTCCGCCGGCAATACCCCTTCGTGACTTACTTTTATGTCGTCGCTCGGGGCTTCATGCGTATCTATCCCCGTGTAGACCTGGCCCGTACTTATGGCCCGGACTTCGAACCCTCAGGCCTGGGTCTGTTTCAACTCGTGGGTTCGGTCGACCCGACCCGCCGCCGCGTCCTCTGGACGGCCCCTTATCCCGATGTGACAGGCCGGGGGTGGGTCCTCACGGCGGCGATGCCCATCTACGGTTCGGACGGGGCGTACCAGGGTCTGGTCGCCGCCGACATCACCCTGACGGCTTTCTCCGAGATCCTTCGGAATCCCGTCATCGAGCAAGTCCATGCCGTCGCCCTGATTTTCAACGAGTCGGGCCACCTCGTCAGCGCGTTTCCCCCGACGGCGGCTCGCCAGATATGGGGAAGTCCATGGCCGCCGGCCACGCCCGAGGTAGGGGCGACCGGCCGGTCGCCCCTACCCATCGATGGGGTGAACTACCCCTTCCGGCTGGAGGTATTAGATCGGCAGATCCGTGGTGCGTCCCCCGTAGGGGCGACCGGCCAGTCACCCCAGGTCCAGACGGTCCGCCTGGCCGACGAAGAGTACTGGGTCGCCCATCAGAACCTGGCACCGACAGACTGGCAGTTTTTCCTGTTAGTCCCGACCCGGGCCTGGGCGGCCGACGGATGGGTGACCCGGCAGTTGAAGCACAGCCTCTGGACGACAGCCGGGATGGCCATCGTCCTGTTTTACTTTTACCTGCTGGCCGTGCTGGTCGTACATTCTTACATGGAGCGCCGCGTATTTCAGCCCCTGGCGGCCATCGGGGAGGCCCTGGACCAGGGCCGGGAAGTCGTCCCGCCGGACCGGGCCTTGCGTCCGGTCGAGCGGCTCGCCCAGACGATTCGGGATTATCAGCAGTCGATTCAGGAATCCATCGACCGGCTCCGACGGACGATGGAAGAGAACCGTCTGACGCTTCAGACGGTCCAAGAGGCCTACGTCCGTCTGGATGCCCAGGGCCGGATTCAGGACGTGAACCCCGCCTTTGAGTCTCTGTTCCGACGGTCTCGGGAGGCCTTGATGGGGGCACCCCTGGAGAGTCTCTTCGGGGAGGACAGCCGGTTCTTTATCCGGCACCGCATCCCCCTGTGGGCCCAAGAGCCGGAAGTCATCCAGCAACCCATCGAGATTCACACGGGTCAAGTCCTCCACCTGCTCTTTTCGGCGTCCCCCCTGGCCATCGACGGCCAGACGACGGGGATCGTCCTGTTCATCCGGGACATGACGGCGCTTCATCAGTTCGAAGTCCAGTTGACCCACATGAGTACGACGGACCCCCTGACGGGTCTGATGAACCGGCGTCTGTTCATGGAGTCCCTCGAGTTGATGATCCGCCAGGCGTGGCAACGTCGGCGGTCCTTCAGCATCGTGATCGTCAACGTCGATTACTTCCGGATGATTGTCTCCCAGCACGGTGTGGCGGTCGCCGACGGTCTCTTGCGATCCCTGCCCGGCCTTATCGAATGGCCGGAGAACGCCCTGGCCGCCCGGTACGGGGACGACGAGATCGCCGTCCTCCTGCCCGACACTGCGCTGGACGGGGCCCAACGATGGGCCGAGGAAGTCCGGCGGCGCGTCGAACAGGCGGCCTTCCCCGTTCAAGACCGGACCCTGCGGATCACGGTCAGTTGTAGTGTCGTCGGCTTTCCGGATCACGGCCAGAGCCTTTCCGAGCTCATCGGCCACAGCTACATGGCCATGCAACGGGCCAAACAGATGGGGGGCAACCGCGTGGTCACGCCCAAGCAGACCTTTCCCCTGCGGACCCAGTGGTACGAGTGGGCCGAGCGACCTCGCCAGCTCCTGGAGCTGAAGGAGCAGGGTCGGCTGATCCCCTTCCTTCAACCTATCGTGTATTTGCACGACCATAAAGTCTTGGGATTTGAACTTCTGGCTCGGATCATCGAGAACCAGGACGTCATCTCGGCCCAGGAGTTTTTGACCACGTGGGAGGCCTTGCCGCCGCTCGACCAGATCGAGCTCGACGTCTACCTGTACCGAAAGGCCCTGGGTCGGCTCCACCGATACCCGGGCGTCTGCGCCTTCCTGAACCTGTCGCCGGCCTTCATCGTCCTGCCGGCCCAGTTCCAGCGCGTGTGTCAGGAAATCGTTCAGATGGGCGTCGACCCCCACGGCGTCGTCTTTGAGATATCCGAACGGTCCATCCTGCGGGACATCGAGGGCCTCCGCCGCATGATCTATGCCGCCCGGGAGTACGGCTTCCGATTTGCCGTCGACGACTTCGGGAGCGGCTTCTCTTCCTTCCAGTACTTCCGGGTCCTGCCCATCGATTTTCTGAAGATCGACGGTTCTTACGTCATCGGCCTCCATCGTTCCCTGGATAACCGGCGGTTCCTGGAAGCCTTCATTTACCTGGCGCATCATTTCGACATCGAGATCATCGCCGAACACGTCCAGCACCCAGAAGACCTGGAGATCCTCCGAGACATGGGGATCCCCTTGGGGCAGGGGATCTTACTGGGCCAGCCGATGCCTTACGACCAATGGGACATCACACGAGTGATCACGCACCAGCTCACGGAATAG
- the nrnA gene encoding Bifunctional oligoribonuclease and PAP phosphatase NrnA yields MTDHADTMGRIWQRLMEADRIGICSHAYPDGDAIGSQLALAELLWAQGKEVILMNRHNVPENLRFLKGSEAVRVVGAVPPGLDVLVFIECTEPRRADLTGWEQCPLWVNIDHHACNTRYAHLNWVAPGAPCVGTMLYELQQRLGLPASPAFYEDVYVALISDTANFQYNLRPDTFRWAYELVQRGVPAEELVRRVFGQYPERRWRLLRMALDTLQLRMDGRIALMTVTQSMLQAVDARYEDTDGFVDYALKTRGVQVAALLKEIEPATFRVSLRANGQIDLLPLAKRFGGGGHSRAAALVLRGSLGEVQARVLAALEGLLRDEGRMTKASSG; encoded by the coding sequence ATGACAGACCATGCGGATACGATGGGCCGCATCTGGCAACGTTTGATGGAAGCGGACCGTATCGGTATATGCTCCCATGCCTACCCGGACGGGGACGCCATCGGGAGCCAACTGGCCCTGGCGGAGCTCCTGTGGGCCCAGGGCAAGGAAGTCATCCTGATGAACCGTCACAACGTCCCGGAGAACCTCCGCTTCCTGAAGGGCTCGGAGGCCGTCCGGGTCGTCGGGGCCGTCCCACCGGGTCTCGACGTCTTGGTCTTCATCGAGTGTACCGAGCCCCGGCGGGCCGACCTGACCGGTTGGGAGCAGTGCCCCTTGTGGGTCAACATCGACCACCACGCCTGCAATACCCGGTACGCCCACCTCAACTGGGTCGCCCCGGGGGCGCCCTGTGTCGGGACGATGCTGTACGAGCTCCAACAACGGTTGGGACTCCCGGCGTCGCCGGCCTTTTACGAGGACGTATACGTGGCGCTTATATCCGACACGGCCAACTTTCAGTACAACTTGAGGCCGGACACCTTCCGATGGGCCTATGAACTGGTCCAACGGGGCGTGCCCGCCGAGGAACTGGTCCGTCGGGTCTTTGGACAATACCCGGAGCGCCGATGGCGGCTTCTGCGGATGGCCCTGGACACTCTCCAGTTGAGGATGGACGGCCGGATCGCCCTGATGACGGTCACGCAGTCGATGCTCCAGGCCGTTGACGCTCGGTATGAAGACACGGATGGCTTTGTGGACTATGCTCTGAAGACTCGGGGCGTTCAAGTGGCGGCCCTCCTGAAAGAGATCGAGCCGGCTACCTTTCGCGTCAGCCTTCGGGCCAACGGCCAGATCGACCTCTTGCCGTTGGCGAAACGCTTTGGAGGTGGGGGCCACTCGAGGGCGGCCGCTTTGGTCCTGCGGGGTTCCCTGGGAGAGGTGCAGGCCCGAGTCTTGGCGGCCTTAGAGGGCCTGCTCAGGGATGAAGGGCGAATGACGAAAGCGAGTAGCGGGTGA